A single genomic interval of Spirochaetota bacterium harbors:
- a CDS encoding MBL fold metallo-hydrolase has translation MTYNHFQKLTLLLVLTTISCSKDTGNIQKEASAITKKVNSTLAQYLPFENTEDFDAAQKGFIANSEGNMSFTFISNQTAPSTVNPSLWRQSQLNNISGLFEVIPGIYQVRGFDLANITFIKGNTGWIVVDPLTTTESAQKALALFRAHKGKAPITGVIFTHSHIDHFGGVKGILSEKDIKNGVPIVAPQHFFEEAVSENLLAGNVMGRRSSYMYGNLLPKDEKGSVDAGLSKAVAVGTTALIEPTKTISKTGEKYSIDGVEFEFLMAQNTEAPAEFMFYMPKYKAASSAEVINHTLHNFSTLRGAKTRNSLLWAEAIQTSKKFLANRTDILFGSHHWPTWGQDKINTFLTKHGDLYKFIHDQTLRLANMGYTYLEIAEAIVLPDSLAKEFYNRGYYGTINHNSKAVYDFYFGAWWDGNPANLYKLPPVDVANKYVKFMGGEDKAITMAHDSFQKGEYRWVVEVMNHVIFANPNNQKAKNLSADAMEQLAYQSESAVWRAYFLTGSLELRNGVPVGHPTPQLGSPDMIKALPFSTFLDYLAVRLNPEKSIGVNLSVATTVGVNKYTIIIENSVLKYQKGLHSDADLYVTMSKDTFEQLLLKQISLTDLESKGASVSDKEKFNKLMALFDDFEFWFNIVTP, from the coding sequence ATGACCTATAATCATTTTCAAAAATTAACTTTATTACTTGTACTGACAACGATATCTTGTTCAAAAGATACAGGAAATATACAAAAAGAAGCGAGTGCTATTACTAAAAAAGTGAATTCTACATTGGCACAATATTTACCTTTTGAGAATACAGAAGATTTTGATGCTGCTCAAAAAGGATTTATTGCTAATTCTGAAGGAAATATGAGTTTTACTTTTATTTCCAATCAAACAGCACCGAGTACTGTAAATCCTTCTCTTTGGAGACAATCTCAACTAAATAACATCTCTGGATTATTTGAAGTTATTCCTGGTATTTATCAAGTTAGAGGATTTGATCTTGCTAATATTACTTTTATTAAAGGTAACACAGGTTGGATCGTTGTTGACCCTCTAACAACTACTGAATCTGCTCAAAAAGCTTTGGCTCTATTTAGGGCACATAAAGGAAAGGCTCCTATAACAGGTGTGATTTTTACCCATTCTCACATTGATCATTTTGGTGGGGTTAAAGGGATTCTTTCAGAAAAAGATATAAAAAATGGTGTGCCTATCGTTGCTCCTCAACATTTCTTTGAAGAAGCTGTATCCGAAAATCTTTTAGCTGGTAATGTTATGGGAAGAAGATCTTCTTATATGTACGGAAACCTACTTCCAAAAGATGAAAAAGGAAGTGTTGATGCAGGATTAAGTAAAGCAGTTGCTGTTGGAACAACAGCTCTTATAGAACCAACAAAAACTATTTCTAAAACTGGAGAAAAATATTCTATAGATGGTGTTGAGTTTGAATTTTTAATGGCTCAAAATACAGAAGCTCCTGCTGAGTTTATGTTCTATATGCCAAAATATAAAGCTGCTTCCAGTGCAGAAGTAATCAATCACACCTTGCATAATTTTTCTACCTTAAGAGGAGCAAAAACAAGAAACTCTTTATTATGGGCTGAAGCAATTCAGACTTCTAAAAAATTTTTAGCAAATAGAACTGATATCTTATTTGGATCTCACCATTGGCCAACTTGGGGACAAGACAAGATCAATACTTTTTTAACAAAACATGGAGACTTGTACAAATTTATCCATGATCAAACATTAAGACTTGCAAATATGGGATATACTTACCTAGAAATAGCAGAAGCTATTGTTCTTCCTGACAGCCTAGCAAAAGAGTTTTATAATAGAGGATATTATGGAACAATCAATCATAATTCAAAAGCTGTTTATGACTTTTATTTTGGTGCTTGGTGGGATGGAAATCCTGCTAATTTATATAAGTTACCTCCTGTTGATGTAGCTAATAAATATGTCAAATTCATGGGTGGAGAAGATAAAGCAATCACTATGGCTCATGACTCTTTCCAAAAAGGTGAATATAGATGGGTTGTTGAAGTTATGAATCATGTGATCTTTGCAAATCCAAATAATCAAAAAGCTAAAAATTTGAGTGCTGATGCTATGGAACAGTTAGCTTACCAATCTGAATCAGCGGTTTGGAGAGCTTATTTCTTAACAGGATCTTTAGAGTTAAGAAATGGTGTGCCAGTAGGGCATCCTACTCCTCAACTAGGTTCTCCTGATATGATTAAAGCTTTACCTTTTAGTACTTTCTTAGATTACTTGGCTGTTCGTTTGAATCCTGAAAAATCAATAGGTGTGAATTTATCAGTAGCTACTACCGTAGGTGTAAACAAATATACAATTATTATTGAAAATTCTGTGCTAAAATATCAAAAAGGATTACATTCTGATGCTGATTTATATGTGACTATGTCAAAGGATACCTTTGAACAATTACTTTTAAAACAAATAAGCCTTACTGATCTAGAAAGTAAAGGAGCTTCTGTTTCTGATAAAGAAAAATTCAACAAACTGATGGCTCTCTTTGACGATTTTGAATTTTGGTTTAATATTGTAACCCCTTAA
- a CDS encoding DUF262 domain-containing protein, which yields MEVKKVRVKKILSSGKDVYEVPYFQRSYVWDKPNWDAWIDTLLDLQNQDEESSVFIGSIILKIVDQGRLGRVNRFSIIDGQQRLTTIMVFLKACVDHNEILKDDFNEYISTKELGKPIQKLKNNHQDSKIFQEILKSASPVDMQSDITDIIQYVWKLKRTTKRIS from the coding sequence GTGGAAGTAAAAAAAGTACGAGTTAAAAAGATTTTATCTTCTGGAAAAGATGTATATGAAGTTCCTTATTTTCAACGTTCTTATGTATGGGACAAACCTAATTGGGATGCTTGGATAGATACTTTACTAGATCTTCAAAATCAAGATGAAGAATCTAGTGTGTTTATAGGCTCTATTATTCTAAAAATCGTAGACCAAGGACGACTAGGGCGAGTAAATAGATTCTCTATTATTGATGGACAACAAAGGTTAACTACTATTATGGTTTTTCTGAAAGCTTGTGTAGACCATAATGAAATCCTAAAAGATGACTTTAATGAATATATTTCCACAAAAGAGCTAGGAAAACCAATTCAAAAATTAAAAAACAATCATCAAGACTCTAAAATTTTTCAAGAAATTTTAAAATCAGCATCTCCAGTTGATATGCAATCTGATATTACTGATATAATACAATATGTATGGAAATTAAAAAGAACTACAAAAAGAATATCATGA
- the eda gene encoding bifunctional 4-hydroxy-2-oxoglutarate aldolase/2-dehydro-3-deoxy-phosphogluconate aldolase: protein MFEKYISVPIIPVAVVETEEEIRNIAECALEFLPALELTMRTEYAYKALEILAKHYPQLPRAAATVLTVEQAERIINLGTNIIISPGFQPCLLEHAKQKNYHYIPGAVSPAEIEQCLAYGHKYIKFFPASVFGGTKWLQAVAPVYSHMDVKFMPLGGIKLENVQEYLKESNVFACGGSWLCPRNVLEQKDWKELRRRFQEAHNLLKEIK from the coding sequence ATGTTTGAAAAATATATTAGTGTACCGATTATTCCTGTTGCTGTTGTAGAAACAGAAGAGGAAATTAGAAATATTGCAGAATGTGCATTAGAATTTTTGCCTGCATTAGAATTGACCATGAGAACAGAATATGCCTACAAAGCTTTAGAAATCTTAGCCAAACATTATCCTCAATTACCAAGAGCTGCAGCAACAGTATTGACCGTAGAACAAGCTGAGCGTATTATTAATTTAGGTACAAATATTATTATTAGTCCTGGTTTTCAACCATGTTTATTAGAACATGCCAAACAAAAAAATTATCATTATATTCCTGGAGCTGTCAGTCCTGCAGAAATTGAACAATGTCTTGCTTATGGACATAAATATATTAAATTTTTTCCAGCATCTGTTTTTGGGGGAACGAAATGGCTTCAAGCTGTTGCGCCTGTATATTCCCATATGGATGTTAAATTTATGCCTTTAGGTGGAATAAAATTAGAAAATGTACAAGAATATTTAAAAGAATCTAATGTGTTTGCTTGTGGAGGTTCATGGCTTTGTCCTCGAAATGTTCTTGAACAAAAAGACTGGAAAGAGTTACGTAGACGATTCCAAGAAGCACATAATTTATTAAAGGAGATCAAATAA
- a CDS encoding NERD domain-containing protein yields MIAFILLIMILFYFSSSKQFYQFESPHKKGEKAENALVSRLLQLGIQEEDIFYNLYVEKSNGQFSQIDLVILTKVGVIVIEVKNYSGWIYGNGNQRQWTKVLAYGKEKYRFYNPIMQNKSHILALRKKFRQFQNVPFYSLIVFYGNCELKAINFIPKEVFIVKSSKISNVIKNIINNNKVIEFNKKQVIQLLRQYMGNGANKEIQHQHIKNIRLLLEKK; encoded by the coding sequence ATGATCGCTTTCATTTTATTAATTATGATTTTATTTTATTTTAGTAGTAGTAAGCAATTTTATCAATTTGAATCTCCTCACAAAAAGGGAGAAAAGGCTGAAAACGCTTTAGTATCTAGATTGTTACAATTAGGAATACAAGAAGAAGATATTTTCTATAATTTATATGTAGAAAAATCTAATGGTCAGTTTTCACAAATTGATTTAGTTATTTTAACAAAAGTTGGGGTAATTGTTATTGAAGTTAAAAACTATAGTGGTTGGATCTATGGAAATGGAAATCAACGACAGTGGACAAAAGTATTAGCCTATGGAAAAGAAAAGTATCGTTTCTACAATCCTATCATGCAAAATAAGAGTCATATTTTGGCATTAAGAAAAAAATTCAGACAATTCCAAAATGTACCTTTTTATTCACTCATTGTTTTTTATGGTAATTGCGAGTTAAAAGCTATCAATTTTATTCCTAAGGAAGTATTTATTGTAAAATCATCAAAAATATCAAATGTTATTAAGAATATTATAAATAATAATAAAGTGATTGAATTTAATAAAAAACAAGTAATTCAACTACTAAGACAATATATGGGAAATGGTGCAAATAAAGAAATTCAACATCAACATATTAAGAATATAAGGTTATTATTAGAGAAAAAATAA
- a CDS encoding YdeI/OmpD-associated family protein: MNEFTPYSRQDWRDWLEQNSISQTSIYLIYHKKSSGIPSISWQEAVEEALCFGWIDSTKKKIDNFHYQQLFTRRKDKSTWSKINKELITKLAQQGLMTEHGYERVHLAKQNGSWTILDDCYNHIIPPDLKTMLTIHHLQEKFNSLTNSQKTAILMQLHDKKRPETRQKVIISLIRNKLS, translated from the coding sequence ATGAATGAATTTACTCCCTACTCTCGTCAAGATTGGCGAGATTGGCTAGAACAAAATTCAATATCTCAAACTAGTATTTATCTTATCTACCACAAAAAAAGCTCTGGTATTCCCTCTATTTCTTGGCAAGAAGCCGTCGAAGAAGCTCTTTGCTTTGGTTGGATTGATAGCACCAAAAAGAAGATCGATAACTTTCATTATCAGCAATTATTTACTCGACGAAAAGATAAAAGTACTTGGAGCAAAATAAATAAAGAGCTCATTACTAAATTGGCACAACAAGGATTAATGACAGAACATGGGTATGAAAGGGTTCATCTTGCAAAACAAAATGGCTCTTGGACAATTTTAGATGATTGTTATAATCATATTATCCCTCCAGATCTTAAAACGATGCTCACAATTCATCATCTTCAAGAAAAATTTAATAGCTTAACAAACTCACAAAAAACAGCTATTCTTATGCAATTACATGACAAAAAACGCCCCGAAACAAGGCAGAAAGTTATTATTTCTTTAATTAGAAACAAACTCTCTTAA
- a CDS encoding TetR/AcrR family transcriptional regulator — translation MVKLSRKEQAIQTEQKIIQSTLQLINIKPFQKLHIKDICVQADISIGTFYHYFDNKQAIIVKILDLYSEQFVKNINENTLAYSQEKIVFIFLEFCYIAESLGPDLILEIFIHNIILHDNFLLSQDRNLYQEVYKCIKELKIQDLLLVQESEQEIANTLIVFFRGFLYEWGLSRNKYSLVDEISKQLNRYLPLFIKFV, via the coding sequence ATGGTAAAATTATCAAGAAAAGAACAAGCGATACAAACAGAGCAAAAAATTATCCAATCAACTTTACAATTAATAAATATCAAACCTTTTCAGAAACTGCACATTAAAGATATTTGTGTTCAAGCTGATATTTCTATAGGTACTTTCTATCATTATTTTGACAATAAGCAAGCTATTATTGTTAAAATTTTAGATTTATATTCAGAACAATTTGTAAAAAATATCAATGAAAACACCTTAGCTTACTCTCAAGAAAAAATAGTATTTATTTTTTTAGAATTTTGTTATATTGCAGAATCTTTGGGGCCAGATCTTATTTTAGAAATTTTTATCCATAATATTATACTTCATGATAATTTTCTTCTTTCCCAAGATAGAAATCTATACCAAGAAGTTTATAAGTGTATTAAAGAATTGAAGATACAAGATTTATTACTAGTACAAGAATCGGAACAAGAAATAGCAAATACGCTTATTGTTTTTTTTCGAGGATTTTTATATGAATGGGGTCTCTCTCGTAATAAATATTCTTTAGTTGATGAAATTTCAAAACAACTTAATAGGTATTTACCTTTATTTATAAAGTTTGTGTAA
- a CDS encoding sugar kinase, translated as MSYIVGFGEIMLRLSAPGNERLLQSPILETVIGGGEANVCVSCSRFGLPSRYLTALPKNALGEKTEELLNGQKVDTSAIAWCGERLGIYFVEKGSNQRGSTVLYDRANSSIAEAKTSDFNWKDAFDNAHWLHISGITPALTQSAADLTLEVVKQAKKYGLKISCDLNFRKKLWNYGKKSSEIMPEIVKYVDVLIANEEDIQLSLGIPLSTDVTKGHLKAEDYIPLLKTVMEKYPHLEGIATTLRESISANHNDWSALYYAKETLYVSKKYEITDIVDRVGGGDSFAAGLISGLHFFPESLQQSLEFAVASSCLKHTIPGDWNLISKKEVMNLMSGDGSGRVQR; from the coding sequence ATGTCTTATATTGTTGGTTTTGGAGAAATTATGTTGCGTCTTTCTGCTCCTGGAAATGAAAGATTATTACAAAGTCCTATCTTAGAAACAGTAATAGGTGGTGGAGAAGCTAATGTTTGCGTATCTTGTTCAAGATTTGGTTTACCATCTCGCTATTTAACAGCATTGCCAAAAAATGCTTTGGGTGAAAAAACTGAAGAATTACTTAATGGTCAAAAAGTGGATACATCAGCTATAGCTTGGTGTGGAGAGCGTTTAGGGATTTATTTTGTAGAAAAAGGATCAAATCAAAGAGGATCAACTGTACTTTATGACAGAGCTAATTCATCTATTGCAGAAGCTAAAACAAGTGATTTTAATTGGAAAGATGCGTTTGATAATGCTCATTGGTTACATATTTCTGGTATTACACCTGCGTTAACTCAGAGTGCTGCAGATCTTACTTTAGAAGTCGTAAAGCAAGCTAAAAAATATGGTCTTAAAATTTCTTGTGATCTTAATTTTCGTAAAAAACTTTGGAATTATGGAAAAAAATCTTCAGAAATTATGCCTGAAATTGTAAAATATGTAGATGTTCTTATAGCAAATGAAGAAGATATTCAATTATCTTTAGGTATTCCTCTCAGTACAGATGTTACAAAAGGGCATCTAAAAGCAGAAGACTATATACCTTTATTAAAAACAGTAATGGAAAAATATCCTCACTTAGAAGGAATTGCTACAACATTAAGAGAAAGTATTAGTGCTAATCACAACGATTGGTCGGCTCTTTATTATGCTAAAGAAACATTATATGTTTCTAAAAAATATGAAATTACAGACATTGTAGATCGAGTTGGTGGTGGAGATTCTTTTGCGGCGGGATTAATCTCAGGCTTACATTTTTTTCCTGAATCTTTACAACAAAGTTTAGAATTTGCTGTAGCATCATCTTGTCTTAAACATACAATTCCTGGGGATTGGAATCTTATTTCTAAAAAAGAAGTTATGAATCTTATGAGTGGTGATGGTTCTGGTCGTGTACAACGATAA
- a CDS encoding radical SAM protein produces MGIRYSRLINNHNNREVVLLKGYPCKYGKCKFCNYIEDNSTNDGVISNINSAVLSEITGEFQILEVLNSGSVFEIPQFSLDKIKKIVQEKQIKILYFEIYYGYIKRINEIRNMYPNQEIRFKMGLETFDNDFRKHTYGKNFSLTHEDYITLGKEIYSICLLVCTKGQTKDMITNDIELGLKYFQHITINIFVDNGTVVKRDNELVEWFISKYSHLQQDPRIELLIDNKDLGVFEQ; encoded by the coding sequence ATGGGGATTCGTTATAGTCGATTAATTAATAATCATAATAATAGAGAAGTTGTACTTCTTAAAGGATATCCTTGTAAATACGGTAAATGTAAGTTCTGTAATTATATAGAAGATAATTCCACAAATGATGGCGTAATATCAAATATTAATAGTGCCGTATTATCAGAAATTACAGGAGAATTTCAAATTTTAGAAGTCTTAAATTCTGGATCTGTATTTGAAATACCACAATTTAGCTTAGATAAAATAAAAAAAATTGTCCAAGAGAAACAAATAAAGATCTTATATTTTGAAATTTATTATGGATATATCAAAAGAATAAATGAAATTAGAAATATGTATCCTAATCAAGAAATACGCTTTAAAATGGGTTTAGAGACTTTTGATAATGATTTTCGTAAACACACTTATGGAAAGAATTTTTCATTGACGCATGAAGATTATATAACATTAGGAAAAGAAATCTATTCTATTTGTCTTTTGGTCTGTACCAAAGGTCAAACAAAAGATATGATTACTAATGATATAGAACTAGGACTAAAATATTTTCAACACATTACCATTAATATCTTCGTAGATAATGGGACAGTCGTAAAGAGAGATAATGAGTTAGTTGAATGGTTTATTAGTAAATATTCTCATTTACAACAAGATCCCCGAATAGAATTATTAATAGATAACAAAGACCTCGGTGTTTTTGAACAATAA
- a CDS encoding amidohydrolase, with protein sequence MIKILSKNNSKYAFINGKIYTVNKQYPWASAILVEDNKIIYVGETKEALELSDTMTHIIDLDNKLVLPGFIDAHTHIFLGEILNLGIRFDPSNTKQELLMAIQQYSTNNPNTEFIFGSGFAADIFDKDEATAEELDAIILTKPAIFIDEGCHSMWVNSKALEIANITKETKDPIPYSDYYKRDKDGNPTGWIVESQSMQPIIKKLGLLEKILKKDLSSMFHLFSSYGITSVFNASEFFFNDNSVSTINYMENLALEGKSTLRFFTSYSYNNHENPKDDPVDILNTLNIRFQSDYTRMNTLKIWLDGTVEARNAALSEPYENSDQRGSIFYSTKELQQVINKASANGLNIHLHAIGDKTINTALEICKNSKKKFPLSSSTYTIAHNEVFNKDTLHYFTDSGVIANTTPLWHVASEDSRHTLGNERYQNLYPFNSLIKKGVLTTFGSDYPTGLGTLAMNVFYNIQAGHTRKFPKKQESLPKESEKLSLEDLIKGYTLNAAHQVSMQDKIGSIEKGKYADFIVLEKNIFEQEIDEIHNNHVILTVFDGKILYKR encoded by the coding sequence TTGATAAAAATATTATCAAAAAATAATAGTAAATATGCTTTCATCAACGGTAAAATTTATACTGTCAATAAACAATATCCATGGGCTTCAGCTATTTTAGTTGAGGATAATAAAATTATTTATGTTGGTGAAACAAAAGAAGCTCTTGAATTAAGTGATACTATGACTCATATTATTGACCTAGATAATAAATTAGTACTTCCAGGATTTATTGATGCCCATACTCATATATTTTTAGGTGAAATTCTAAATCTTGGAATACGTTTTGATCCATCAAACACAAAACAAGAACTTTTAATGGCGATACAACAATACTCAACAAATAATCCTAATACTGAATTTATTTTTGGAAGTGGGTTTGCAGCAGATATTTTTGACAAAGATGAGGCTACCGCTGAGGAATTAGATGCTATTATATTGACCAAACCTGCTATATTTATTGATGAGGGTTGTCATTCTATGTGGGTTAATTCTAAAGCCCTAGAAATAGCAAATATCACTAAAGAAACTAAGGATCCTATTCCTTATTCAGACTACTATAAAAGAGATAAAGACGGTAATCCAACAGGTTGGATTGTAGAATCTCAATCGATGCAACCTATTATTAAAAAATTAGGACTTCTTGAAAAAATTCTTAAAAAAGATTTAAGTTCCATGTTTCATTTGTTTTCATCGTATGGAATCACATCTGTATTTAATGCATCTGAGTTTTTTTTCAATGATAACAGCGTATCTACCATTAATTATATGGAAAATCTAGCTCTTGAAGGAAAATCCACACTCAGATTTTTTACAAGTTACAGTTATAACAATCATGAAAATCCAAAAGATGATCCTGTTGATATTTTGAATACATTAAATATTCGTTTTCAATCCGACTATACTCGTATGAACACATTGAAAATTTGGCTTGATGGTACTGTAGAAGCAAGAAACGCAGCTTTGAGTGAGCCTTATGAAAATAGCGATCAACGTGGTAGTATATTTTATAGCACCAAAGAATTACAACAAGTAATTAATAAGGCCTCTGCAAATGGACTAAATATTCATCTTCATGCAATTGGAGATAAAACAATCAATACAGCGTTAGAGATTTGTAAAAATTCAAAAAAAAAATTTCCATTATCGTCATCAACCTATACTATTGCACATAACGAAGTCTTTAATAAAGACACACTACATTATTTTACTGATAGTGGTGTTATTGCAAATACAACTCCACTATGGCATGTAGCATCAGAAGATTCTAGACATACATTAGGGAATGAACGTTATCAAAATTTATATCCCTTTAATTCCTTAATTAAGAAGGGAGTATTAACAACATTTGGTAGTGATTATCCTACTGGATTAGGAACACTCGCAATGAATGTATTTTATAATATACAAGCAGGACACACGAGGAAATTTCCAAAGAAACAAGAATCCTTACCAAAAGAAAGTGAGAAATTATCTCTTGAAGATCTTATTAAAGGATATACTCTTAATGCAGCACACCAAGTATCTATGCAAGATAAAATAGGTAGTATTGAAAAAGGAAAATATGCTGATTTTATTGTTTTAGAAAAGAACATATTTGAACAAGAGATAGATGAAATTCATAATAATCATGTTATATTAACGGTATTTGATGGGAAAATACTCTACAAACGGTAA
- a CDS encoding extracellular solute-binding protein — translation MKNILSLILLVFSIVSCGSSKETLKIFMWTGNIPQDVYDDFTKETGIKIIEDAMASNEEAYVKVKVNPASYDIVTPSFDYAEIMMKEELLAVIDKTKVPNVTNVDSNIIKCIISVDPTGEYIIPFTFGPTLIAYDKTKVSNDIRGYEIFTNSAYKGKMSLLNDMREVMGSAFLILGYKVDETNTQALQDVENLLNAWKQNILRFDADSYPLAYANEEIDIVHGYPGAIIPSLSQEKLSNTVFVTPNKGGMMWVDNLVILKDAPNKEAAMKFINFIHRPEIYARIINYLQSISLNIPAREYITTESPISYEELGRLEVLKALENETLEIHSRIWENIQAQ, via the coding sequence ATGAAAAATATATTATCATTAATTTTATTAGTGTTTTCAATTGTTTCTTGTGGTAGTTCTAAAGAAACATTAAAAATTTTTATGTGGACAGGCAACATCCCACAAGATGTCTATGATGATTTTACGAAAGAAACAGGTATTAAAATCATTGAAGACGCGATGGCATCCAATGAAGAAGCTTATGTGAAAGTAAAAGTTAATCCAGCTAGCTATGATATTGTAACACCGTCCTTTGACTATGCAGAAATCATGATGAAAGAAGAATTACTTGCGGTTATTGATAAAACAAAAGTACCTAATGTTACAAATGTTGACTCAAATATTATAAAGTGCATTATTTCTGTAGATCCAACAGGAGAATATATTATTCCCTTTACTTTTGGGCCAACTCTTATTGCCTATGATAAAACAAAAGTCAGTAATGATATTCGAGGTTATGAAATTTTTACAAATTCTGCTTATAAAGGTAAAATGTCTTTACTTAATGATATGCGTGAAGTAATGGGATCAGCGTTTTTAATATTAGGATACAAAGTTGATGAAACAAATACACAAGCACTTCAAGACGTAGAAAATTTACTAAATGCTTGGAAACAAAATATTCTACGTTTTGATGCTGATTCCTATCCACTTGCTTATGCTAATGAAGAAATTGATATTGTTCATGGTTATCCTGGAGCAATTATTCCCTCTCTTAGTCAAGAAAAATTATCTAATACTGTTTTCGTCACTCCTAATAAAGGAGGTATGATGTGGGTAGATAATCTTGTTATATTGAAAGATGCTCCTAATAAAGAAGCCGCAATGAAGTTTATTAATTTTATTCATCGACCTGAAATTTATGCACGTATTATTAACTATCTTCAATCTATATCTCTTAATATTCCTGCACGAGAATATATTACAACAGAGTCTCCTATTTCTTATGAAGAATTAGGACGCTTAGAAGTTCTCAAGGCTCTTGAGAATGAAACTTTAGAAATTCATTCTCGTATTTGGGAAAACATTCAAGCTCAATAA
- a CDS encoding HNH endonuclease has protein sequence MANLKNDPITYNEFSSKWKKLEKQANFLEISLETIFRYYINMYRPSSIKKTYNENIKEIWNTGSFKQDKLLALQDFEKFTQCLQDIWDMNDPYIWCLRHLLVLGKNAYTWIPVLVTMKYQEYSNQDICTIAKFIARWHWIHLVHGWTVEKIKSFDFSLIKAVNEKNSVEDILKIKPKIVSDSEYTEERLVNEFHSILKESDIYHNCKWGRPLLYFLHNLQILKHDNQEQAFKFKALTKNDTIEHIGPQNSSDKKWIQCSDNKKHMIGNLTILHSIKNSSVGTDFDKKSKEYEKVLYAFTPTLSKENLWSDKSIDTRSDELISILCKAIDIVL, from the coding sequence ATGGCTAATTTAAAAAACGATCCTATTACATATAATGAATTCAGCTCAAAATGGAAAAAATTAGAAAAACAAGCAAATTTTCTTGAAATTTCGCTTGAAACCATTTTTAGATACTATATCAATATGTACCGTCCATCATCTATTAAAAAAACATATAACGAGAATATTAAAGAGATTTGGAATACGGGATCATTCAAACAAGATAAATTGCTAGCACTACAAGATTTTGAGAAATTTACACAATGTTTACAAGATATATGGGATATGAATGATCCTTATATTTGGTGTTTAAGACATCTTCTTGTTTTAGGAAAAAATGCTTACACATGGATTCCTGTGTTAGTAACAATGAAATATCAAGAATATTCAAACCAAGATATTTGTACAATTGCTAAGTTTATTGCAAGATGGCATTGGATTCATCTAGTTCATGGATGGACAGTTGAAAAAATAAAATCATTTGATTTTTCTTTAATTAAGGCTGTTAATGAGAAAAATTCTGTGGAGGATATCCTAAAAATCAAACCTAAAATTGTATCTGATAGTGAATATACTGAAGAAAGGTTAGTGAATGAATTTCACTCAATTCTCAAAGAATCAGATATTTATCATAACTGTAAATGGGGACGACCTCTTTTATACTTTTTACATAATTTACAAATTTTAAAACATGATAACCAAGAACAAGCTTTTAAATTCAAAGCTCTTACAAAAAATGATACTATTGAACATATTGGACCGCAAAATTCATCAGATAAAAAATGGATACAATGTTCTGATAATAAAAAACATATGATTGGGAATCTTACTATTCTTCATAGTATTAAAAATAGTAGTGTTGGGACTGATTTTGATAAAAAATCAAAAGAATATGAGAAAGTTTTATATGCTTTCACCCCAACTCTATCAAAAGAAAATCTATGGTCAGATAAAAGTATAGATACACGCTCTGATGAACTTATCTCCATATTATGTAAAGCTATTGATATTGTGTTATAA